A genomic segment from Candidatus Brocadia sinica JPN1 encodes:
- the aroA gene encoding 3-phosphoshikimate 1-carboxyvinyltransferase, which produces MIEIKPITGTVDAIVTVPGSKSYTNRALITAALADGESTITNALFSDDTKYMASSLNVLGIPIEEQQDVNKFIVHGKGGTIPARQTNLFVGNAGTAMRFLTAMLTLGNGVYEIDGVTRMRQRPIQDLLDGLRQLGADVISKHNDGCPPVIIRGKGLNGGLAVVKGDLSSQYFSALLMTAPCAKKDVIIEVKGNLVSKRYVDMTVALMREFGVNVENNDYKTFFVKSGQHYKATHYEVEGDASAASYFFAAAAITGGKVRVVGIGSDSLQGDIHFVDVLKSMGCKVVIGSNWVEVLGNSLHGVDVDMGDMPDVVQTLAAVAVFAHGKTRVRNVKTMRIKETDRIAAVVNELRRMGISAVEYEDGFEIEPSPPRPAQIETYDDHRMAMSFALIGLRSTGISIKNPECVSKTFPDYFQRLEALRGGL; this is translated from the coding sequence GTGATTGAAATAAAACCGATAACCGGAACGGTCGATGCAATCGTTACAGTTCCGGGCTCGAAGAGTTATACAAATCGTGCACTCATTACTGCGGCATTGGCCGATGGAGAATCCACAATCACGAATGCCCTTTTTAGTGACGATACCAAATATATGGCGTCCAGCTTGAATGTCCTGGGAATACCCATCGAAGAACAGCAAGATGTCAATAAGTTCATCGTACACGGAAAAGGTGGAACTATTCCCGCAAGACAGACGAATTTGTTTGTGGGGAATGCAGGGACTGCCATGAGATTTTTAACGGCTATGCTAACTCTGGGCAACGGGGTCTATGAGATAGATGGTGTTACGCGTATGCGGCAAAGGCCCATACAGGATTTACTTGATGGCCTAAGACAGCTTGGGGCGGATGTTATATCGAAACATAACGACGGTTGTCCACCTGTAATAATCCGGGGGAAAGGATTAAATGGTGGATTGGCCGTTGTAAAGGGAGATTTGAGCAGTCAGTATTTTAGCGCCCTGTTGATGACTGCCCCTTGCGCAAAAAAGGATGTGATCATAGAAGTGAAGGGAAATCTGGTTTCAAAACGTTATGTGGACATGACTGTGGCGTTGATGCGTGAGTTTGGGGTAAATGTTGAGAACAATGATTATAAAACGTTCTTCGTAAAATCCGGACAGCATTACAAGGCTACACACTATGAAGTTGAGGGAGACGCATCGGCCGCTTCTTATTTTTTTGCTGCTGCTGCCATTACTGGTGGAAAGGTAAGGGTCGTTGGCATTGGGAGTGATTCCTTGCAAGGGGACATCCATTTTGTTGATGTCCTGAAGAGTATGGGTTGTAAGGTCGTCATAGGCAGCAATTGGGTTGAAGTGCTGGGGAATTCATTGCATGGTGTAGATGTGGATATGGGTGACATGCCGGATGTGGTGCAGACTTTGGCAGCTGTGGCGGTATTTGCCCACGGTAAGACGCGGGTAAGGAATGTAAAAACTATGCGGATAAAGGAAACCGACCGTATTGCGGCGGTGGTAAATGAATTACGGAGAATGGGGATTTCAGCGGTGGAATATGAGGACGGCTTTGAGATTGAGCCGTCTCCGCCACGACCAGCTCAGATAGAAACGTACGATGACCATCGTATGGCCATGAGTTTTGCATTGATTGGGTTGCGCTCAACAGGAATATCGATAAAAAACCCTGAGTGCGTATCCAAAACATTTCCTGATTATTTTCAGAGATTAGAGGCCTTGAGGGGTGGGTTGTAA
- a CDS encoding DUF4139 domain-containing protein, translating into MKKYIFGTILFSLFITSHSMAQGKQVSITIYQNNLGLVRDVREMELQAGNQEIRFTDVASLIDPTSVHFKSLTAPDQVTILEQNYEYDLVSAEKILQKYIDQAVQLFTKEGKIFDGKLLSAGGNVILEKKEGGIQSIAVANIQNMDFPKLPAGLITRPTLVWYLSSEKAGKHNMETSYLTDGIGWHAEYVALVNKDETTLDLSAWVSVNNQSGTDYENAKLKLVAGDVHRITPPPPRYLGYEERAMVKAAPSPQFEEKAFFEYHLYTLQRAATIKNNQIKQLSLFPTATTPVKKIYEYDGSKNEKKVNVKLEFINSEKNGLGLPIPAGKVRVYKSDEDQSQIFLGEDQVDHTPKDEKIRLYVGDAFDVVGERKQMSYKQLSDRAREETWQIKLRNHKKEDVEILVTEHLWGDWEVRESSHTYNKKDANTLEFLIPLKKDSEVTVKYTVLYRW; encoded by the coding sequence ATGAAAAAATATATTTTCGGTACTATCCTTTTCAGTCTGTTTATTACTTCTCATTCCATGGCACAAGGAAAACAAGTTTCTATTACCATTTATCAGAATAATCTTGGCCTCGTTCGTGATGTCCGGGAAATGGAATTACAAGCGGGAAATCAGGAGATTCGTTTTACGGATGTTGCATCTTTGATTGATCCTACTTCCGTTCATTTCAAATCACTTACTGCGCCGGATCAGGTGACTATCCTTGAACAAAACTATGAATATGATTTGGTGAGCGCAGAAAAGATATTGCAAAAATATATCGATCAAGCCGTCCAGCTCTTCACCAAAGAGGGTAAAATTTTTGACGGAAAACTGCTGAGTGCAGGCGGAAATGTGATCCTGGAGAAAAAAGAGGGTGGAATTCAATCAATCGCAGTAGCAAATATTCAAAATATGGACTTTCCCAAACTACCTGCGGGCTTAATCACCAGACCGACACTGGTCTGGTATCTTTCGAGTGAAAAAGCCGGCAAACACAATATGGAAACAAGCTACTTAACGGATGGGATCGGCTGGCATGCAGAATACGTCGCGTTGGTGAATAAAGACGAGACAACACTGGATTTGTCCGCCTGGGTTTCCGTTAATAATCAATCAGGTACTGATTATGAGAATGCAAAGCTCAAACTGGTAGCGGGTGACGTCCACCGGATAACACCTCCGCCACCGCGCTATCTCGGTTACGAGGAAAGGGCGATGGTGAAAGCCGCCCCGTCTCCTCAATTTGAAGAAAAGGCTTTCTTTGAATATCACCTTTATACGCTTCAGCGTGCCGCAACTATCAAGAATAATCAAATCAAGCAACTTTCGCTTTTTCCAACGGCAACAACGCCCGTAAAAAAGATTTACGAATATGACGGATCCAAAAACGAAAAGAAAGTCAATGTAAAATTGGAATTTATAAATTCAGAGAAAAATGGATTGGGACTTCCTATTCCTGCCGGGAAAGTGCGGGTTTATAAGTCAGATGAAGATCAATCCCAGATTTTTCTTGGAGAAGACCAGGTTGACCACACTCCCAAAGATGAAAAAATCCGGTTGTATGTGGGAGACGCCTTTGACGTGGTTGGTGAACGAAAGCAGATGAGTTATAAACAGTTAAGTGACCGGGCACGGGAAGAAACCTGGCAAATCAAGCTGCGCAATCACAAAAAAGAAGATGTCGAAATCCTGGTAACAGAACATCTCTGGGGTGATTGGGAAGTTCGCGAATCTTCGCATACATATAATAAAAAAGATGCCAACACCCTTGAATTTTTAATTCCACTGAAAAAAGATTCGGAAGTAACCGTAAAATATACGGTGTTATATCGCTGGTAA
- a CDS encoding bifunctional 3,4-dihydroxy-2-butanone-4-phosphate synthase/GTP cyclohydrolase II has translation MRFNMIQEAVEDLRQGKMIILVDDANRENEGDITIAAEKITPEAINFMLTHARGIICLAINAERAEELDLYPMVSNNTSNFQTPFTVSVDARNGITTGVSSKDRATTVLTAIDDRATADDLVRPGHVFPLKAQRGGVLVRTGHTEGAVDLTRIAGLKPAAVICEIMTEDGNMAKLPDLKRFAEKHNLKICTIADIIKYRHEQERLIEKRVTVKLPTAYGNFTLHLYRSFVDDYLHLALCLGVGSESGNAPSPLHNEPVLVRVHDECLTGDIFGSLRCDCGEQLHSALRIIQNHGKGVLLYMRQEGRGIGLENKLHAYLLQEKGLDTVEANEKLGFPADKRDYGIGAQILRDLGITKMRLLTNNPKKFAALAGYGLEIVERVPIVMEPKEENRDYLRTKKEKLGHIIEKV, from the coding sequence ATGCGATTTAACATGATACAAGAGGCCGTAGAAGACCTGAGACAGGGCAAAATGATCATTCTGGTGGATGATGCGAATCGTGAAAACGAAGGGGATATTACTATTGCTGCTGAAAAGATCACGCCAGAGGCTATTAATTTCATGCTTACCCATGCGCGGGGTATTATTTGCCTTGCAATTAATGCAGAACGAGCAGAAGAACTCGATCTTTATCCCATGGTATCCAATAATACGTCAAACTTCCAGACGCCCTTTACTGTTTCTGTTGATGCCAGAAACGGTATTACGACGGGCGTTTCTTCAAAGGACCGGGCTACAACGGTATTAACCGCTATTGACGATAGGGCGACTGCCGATGACCTTGTCAGGCCAGGCCATGTATTTCCACTCAAGGCACAAAGGGGTGGCGTGCTGGTCAGGACAGGACACACCGAAGGTGCGGTAGACCTGACACGCATTGCAGGGCTGAAACCCGCAGCGGTTATCTGTGAGATTATGACAGAAGACGGGAATATGGCGAAACTTCCCGATCTTAAAAGGTTTGCAGAAAAACACAATCTCAAAATCTGCACCATTGCAGACATTATTAAATACCGGCACGAACAGGAGCGGTTAATTGAAAAGCGCGTTACCGTAAAATTGCCTACTGCTTATGGAAATTTTACGCTTCATCTGTATCGTTCCTTCGTTGATGATTATCTCCACCTTGCCTTGTGTTTGGGTGTGGGCAGTGAGAGTGGAAATGCCCCGTCTCCCTTGCATAATGAACCAGTACTGGTAAGGGTGCATGATGAGTGCCTGACTGGCGATATCTTCGGTTCTCTCCGTTGTGATTGTGGTGAACAGCTTCACAGTGCCCTTCGGATAATACAGAATCATGGGAAGGGGGTACTGTTGTATATGCGACAGGAGGGGCGGGGTATTGGTCTGGAAAACAAATTGCATGCGTATTTATTACAGGAAAAGGGATTGGATACTGTTGAGGCCAATGAAAAACTTGGTTTTCCTGCTGATAAGCGGGATTACGGCATCGGTGCGCAAATCTTGAGAGACCTGGGTATAACAAAGATGCGGTTGCTTACAAATAACCCGAAAAAGTTCGCCGCCCTCGCCGGATATGGACTGGAGATCGTGGAACGTGTGCCCATCGTTATGGAGCCAAAGGAAGAAAACAGGGATTATCTGCGGACAAAGAAAGAAAAGCTCGGGCATATCATAGAAAAGGTGTAG
- a CDS encoding transposase family protein — MSLSEKRFNRKHSRIRILIEHVLSRMKKYQILAQVYCHKMIDYNRRFRNIAALVNFRLASPAI; from the coding sequence TTGAGTCTTTCTGAAAAGCGTTTTAACAGGAAACATTCTCGAATACGTATTCTTATTGAACATGTATTAAGTCGTATGAAAAAATATCAAATCCTAGCCCAGGTGTATTGTCACAAAATGATAGATTATAATCGAAGATTTAGAAACATTGCCGCCCTTGTCAATTTCAGGCTGGCATCTCCTGCTATTTAG
- a CDS encoding AmpG family muropeptide MFS transporter, translating into MQGPIVRIIFSWRMLVTFFLGVSSGIPLLVTGSTLQAWMTDEKVNLAVIGMFSLVGLPYTVKFLWAPVMDRYVPPFFGRRRGWMLISQMLLMLAIGAFSLVRPAESPWIVAFLAVLVSFFSASQDIVVDAYRRELLQDEELGLGSSLAVNGYRIGMLISGAFALFLADHIPWNYVYLLLAVSLLIGIITTCLAPKKEGRMIPPKSLREAVIEPFLDYFKRVGAFEILAFILLYKIGDVMASSMTTPFILKMGFTKTELAAVVKIFGIFATIAGSLAGGILLLKLGLCKGLWIFGILQAVSTLSFSALVSVGAYYSVLAAMVTFENLTSGMGTSAFIAFMASLCNKRFTATQYALLSSLMGIPRVIVASPTGFLVERLGWVRFFVFCTLAAIPGLVFLFRFKAWQGESHRVNETTAVREGEELFTEP; encoded by the coding sequence ATGCAGGGTCCTATAGTAAGGATTATTTTCAGTTGGCGGATGCTGGTTACCTTCTTCCTGGGAGTAAGCTCCGGCATCCCTCTTTTAGTTACGGGTTCCACGCTTCAGGCATGGATGACCGATGAAAAGGTCAATCTTGCGGTGATTGGGATGTTTTCCTTGGTAGGGCTTCCTTACACGGTCAAGTTTCTTTGGGCACCTGTCATGGACCGATACGTCCCACCATTCTTTGGCCGGAGGCGCGGGTGGATGCTGATTTCCCAGATGCTTCTTATGCTGGCCATCGGCGCCTTTTCTCTCGTAAGGCCTGCCGAATCTCCCTGGATTGTGGCCTTTCTCGCAGTGCTTGTGTCCTTTTTTAGCGCGAGCCAGGACATTGTCGTTGATGCCTATCGGCGTGAGCTTTTACAGGATGAGGAATTGGGCTTAGGCTCCTCTCTGGCTGTTAATGGTTATCGCATTGGTATGCTCATTTCCGGGGCGTTTGCCCTGTTTTTGGCCGATCATATCCCCTGGAATTACGTTTATCTGCTGCTGGCCGTCTCACTTCTTATTGGTATTATTACTACATGCTTGGCACCAAAAAAAGAAGGGCGGATGATTCCCCCGAAATCTCTCCGCGAAGCGGTTATAGAACCCTTTCTTGATTATTTTAAGAGGGTAGGGGCCTTTGAAATTTTGGCCTTTATCCTTCTTTATAAAATCGGTGACGTTATGGCTAGCAGCATGACAACACCTTTCATTTTAAAGATGGGATTCACCAAGACAGAATTGGCTGCAGTTGTAAAGATTTTTGGGATATTTGCCACGATTGCAGGTAGCCTTGCCGGGGGAATTCTCTTATTAAAATTAGGGCTTTGCAAGGGTCTTTGGATATTTGGAATTCTTCAGGCTGTATCGACCCTCTCTTTTTCAGCGCTTGTTTCTGTGGGTGCGTATTACTCCGTACTGGCGGCTATGGTTACCTTTGAGAATTTAACCAGTGGTATGGGAACCTCTGCATTTATAGCATTTATGGCAAGCCTCTGCAATAAGAGGTTTACCGCCACGCAATATGCGCTTTTGAGCAGTCTCATGGGCATCCCAAGGGTGATTGTTGCTTCACCTACCGGGTTTTTGGTTGAAAGATTAGGATGGGTTCGTTTTTTTGTCTTCTGCACGTTAGCCGCTATTCCGGGACTCGTTTTCCTCTTTCGTTTTAAGGCATGGCAAGGGGAATCACATCGTGTTAATGAAACAACCGCCGTTCGTGAAGGTGAAGAACTTTTTACTGAGCCTTAA
- a CDS encoding CDP-alcohol phosphatidyltransferase family protein, whose amino-acid sequence MLTLSNKISLSRIFFIPPLVFCITQVQHNNHYRYVCLFIMLVIGLSDVLDGYLARKRNEITNLGRYLDPVADKLVLVVSCIILSSDRIWPEPRFPNWIPTVIVCRDLLLMFGTIVSLFITGRMDCQPTMLGKAATSLQIVAIISVLIGNHIPLPALIIIWWMAVIFTFISGLLYMYRGVRQL is encoded by the coding sequence ATGTTGACACTCTCTAATAAAATAAGCCTCAGCAGGATATTTTTTATTCCACCCCTGGTGTTTTGCATAACACAGGTCCAGCATAACAATCATTACCGGTATGTCTGTCTTTTTATCATGCTGGTTATCGGCTTAAGCGATGTGCTGGACGGCTATCTTGCCAGAAAAAGAAATGAAATAACAAATCTGGGAAGGTATCTGGATCCCGTTGCAGACAAGCTTGTCCTGGTGGTTTCCTGCATCATACTTTCCTCTGATCGTATCTGGCCGGAACCAAGATTTCCCAACTGGATTCCAACAGTTATTGTCTGCAGAGACCTTTTACTCATGTTTGGTACCATTGTTTCTCTCTTCATTACCGGGAGAATGGATTGTCAACCAACGATGCTGGGTAAGGCTGCCACCAGCCTTCAGATTGTTGCCATCATATCTGTGCTCATTGGAAACCATATTCCATTGCCTGCACTCATCATCATCTGGTGGATGGCCGTTATTTTCACCTTTATTTCCGGACTGTTGTATATGTACAGGGGGGTAAGACAGTTGTAA
- a CDS encoding magnesium transporter CorA family protein, which produces MIEIFKSTNHRLEKVNAPTEGCWVNVVNPSEREVAQIEGWGIPPDFVTHSLDIDERARTERNNGIIFIVLRLPYVQGKKSPVPYITVPLGIILADTFIVTICKEETSVIHEFAAGQVHGLSTVKKNRFVLQLLLRTADRYLAYLRDIDNFVDALEEKLHRSLQNKEVRELLKYQKSLVYFTTALKSNELMLERLQKSQLFQVHPEDEDLLDDVLIEIRQAIEVTAISENILSQMMDAFASIISNNLNVVMKFLTSMTIVISLPTLIASFYGMNVRLPGQDHPYVFSLTLLVSLMTSLIVVIIFWKKEWL; this is translated from the coding sequence ATGATTGAGATTTTTAAAAGCACGAATCATAGGCTTGAGAAAGTTAATGCGCCAACCGAAGGATGCTGGGTCAACGTAGTAAACCCCAGCGAGCGGGAGGTTGCACAGATCGAGGGATGGGGCATTCCTCCTGATTTTGTAACCCATTCCCTGGACATTGATGAGCGTGCCCGGACGGAAAGGAATAACGGCATCATCTTTATTGTGCTCCGCCTCCCCTATGTGCAGGGTAAAAAATCGCCTGTTCCCTATATTACCGTGCCGCTTGGGATTATCCTGGCGGATACTTTCATCGTAACAATTTGCAAAGAGGAGACGAGCGTCATTCATGAATTTGCCGCTGGTCAGGTGCATGGCCTGTCTACCGTTAAAAAGAATCGGTTTGTCCTGCAGCTGCTCCTCCGTACTGCCGATCGATACCTGGCTTATCTTCGGGACATTGATAACTTTGTTGATGCGCTTGAAGAGAAGCTACATCGCTCATTGCAAAATAAGGAGGTTCGGGAGTTGTTGAAATATCAGAAGAGCCTGGTTTATTTCACCACTGCCCTGAAGTCCAATGAGCTGATGCTGGAGCGCTTGCAAAAAAGTCAATTGTTTCAGGTTCATCCTGAAGACGAAGACCTGCTTGACGATGTGCTTATCGAGATACGCCAGGCAATCGAAGTAACCGCTATTTCGGAAAACATCCTGAGCCAGATGATGGATGCATTCGCATCTATTATCTCTAATAATTTGAACGTGGTCATGAAGTTTCTAACCTCGATGACGATTGTAATCAGCCTGCCCACTTTGATCGCAAGTTTTTACGGCATGAATGTCCGCCTTCCCGGACAGGACCACCCCTATGTGTTCTCGCTGACGTTGCTCGTTTCCCTCATGACATCGTTAATCGTCGTGATCATTTTCTGGAAGAAGGAATGGCTGTGA
- a CDS encoding DUF4258 domain-containing protein — translation MQEIEWIQERVRKGEYYFSRHGDQERQNDNLTIVEVEEALSTSRILEKYENTGRGESCLVAGFTNTGKPIHVVCGERGDWLVLITVYVPSPPKFKTPYERGEK, via the coding sequence ATGCAAGAGATAGAATGGATACAAGAACGTGTTAGAAAAGGTGAATATTATTTTTCAAGGCATGGAGATCAGGAAAGGCAAAATGACAATCTTACAATTGTAGAGGTCGAAGAAGCCTTGTCTACAAGCAGAATCTTAGAAAAATATGAAAACACTGGGAGAGGAGAAAGCTGTCTGGTTGCAGGGTTTACGAATACGGGTAAACCAATACATGTAGTTTGTGGAGAAAGGGGAGATTGGTTAGTGTTGATAACCGTCTATGTTCCTAGTCCTCCAAAATTCAAAACCCCTTATGAGAGAGGTGAGAAATGA
- a CDS encoding type II toxin-antitoxin system MqsA family antitoxin: MNKSCNFCGNKNFKEKRIQYIYKHNDRFLVMNNVPCEECEYCGEQYFKAEVLKKIEKIFKDIYFSGKKVKREVKVPVEEFADI; this comes from the coding sequence ATGAACAAAAGTTGCAATTTCTGCGGGAACAAAAATTTCAAAGAAAAACGTATACAATATATTTACAAACATAATGATCGGTTTCTCGTCATGAATAATGTGCCTTGTGAAGAATGCGAATATTGTGGAGAGCAGTATTTTAAAGCAGAAGTATTAAAAAAGATTGAGAAAATTTTCAAAGATATCTACTTTTCAGGAAAGAAAGTAAAACGAGAAGTTAAGGTGCCGGTTGAAGAATTTGCTGATATTTGA
- a CDS encoding amino acid permease, which produces MKRLFAKKALHDLVEESNHHHFKRVLGPFSLTALGIGAVIGAGIFVLTGLAAKEFAGPSLILSFVLSGLACIFVALCYAEFASMVPLAGSAYTYSYAALGEVFAWIIGWDLILEYSLASSLVAVGWSHYFVKLIGLFGLHIPPWLTNDYWTLSHQAQDLFTQSVPVIYGIPIVFNLPAALIIIAITTLLVIGIKESARFNSIIVGVKLAVILLVIFVGWCYVKSDNWGNSFETFAPFGIGGVGTGAAYVFFAYIGFDAVSTTAQEARNPKRDVPIGIIVSLVLCTILYIAVTAVLTGMVYYKDINIDAPLADAFTRYGLVKISFFISVGAVAGLTSVLLVLLLSQSRIFWAIARDGLLPERIFAAVHPRFGTPYISTIIVGTCVALTASCFPIEEIAKLVNIGTLLAFCLVSAAVIILRIKDPHHPRAFQCPFVPVIPILGILSCGYMMIRLEFSTWLRLLVWLALGAIIYAAYGRRHSKLAKKHALMEKQNESLMELDKSYL; this is translated from the coding sequence ATGAAAAGACTTTTTGCAAAAAAGGCCCTGCACGACCTTGTCGAGGAATCTAATCACCATCACTTCAAACGGGTATTGGGCCCATTTTCGCTGACTGCCTTAGGAATTGGCGCCGTTATTGGCGCCGGGATCTTTGTCCTTACTGGTCTGGCTGCAAAAGAGTTTGCAGGTCCTAGCCTGATTCTTTCCTTTGTCCTTTCAGGTCTTGCCTGTATCTTCGTAGCCCTGTGCTACGCCGAGTTTGCATCCATGGTTCCTCTGGCCGGCAGTGCTTATACGTATTCATATGCAGCCCTGGGGGAGGTTTTTGCCTGGATCATTGGATGGGATCTTATTCTTGAATATTCCCTTGCCTCTAGCCTTGTAGCCGTAGGGTGGTCACATTATTTTGTAAAATTAATAGGACTTTTTGGTTTGCATATTCCACCCTGGCTTACCAATGATTATTGGACGCTTTCTCACCAGGCACAAGACCTCTTTACTCAAAGCGTGCCGGTTATTTATGGGATCCCTATCGTATTCAACCTTCCCGCCGCTCTTATTATTATCGCCATTACTACCTTACTGGTCATTGGCATAAAAGAAAGCGCACGTTTCAATAGTATCATTGTGGGGGTAAAACTTGCCGTAATACTCCTGGTGATTTTCGTTGGGTGGTGTTATGTAAAGAGCGATAACTGGGGAAATAGTTTTGAAACCTTTGCACCTTTTGGTATTGGTGGTGTTGGTACCGGTGCAGCTTACGTGTTTTTTGCCTATATTGGTTTCGATGCAGTTTCTACTACTGCACAGGAGGCAAGAAACCCGAAAAGGGACGTACCTATTGGCATCATTGTATCGCTGGTATTGTGTACCATTTTATACATTGCTGTCACTGCCGTCCTTACCGGTATGGTTTATTACAAGGATATCAATATTGATGCCCCGCTGGCCGATGCCTTTACCCGGTATGGACTGGTAAAGATATCCTTTTTCATTTCGGTCGGAGCTGTGGCGGGATTGACCAGTGTATTGCTGGTATTACTCTTAAGTCAATCCAGGATATTCTGGGCCATAGCCAGAGACGGCCTTCTGCCCGAAAGAATCTTCGCTGCCGTTCATCCCCGTTTTGGGACACCCTACATATCTACCATAATCGTTGGCACCTGTGTTGCCCTTACCGCCAGTTGTTTCCCCATAGAAGAAATCGCGAAGTTGGTTAACATTGGAACCCTGCTTGCCTTTTGTCTTGTGAGCGCCGCAGTTATCATCCTTCGTATCAAAGATCCACATCATCCCCGTGCCTTTCAGTGTCCTTTTGTCCCGGTAATCCCCATCCTGGGCATTCTCTCCTGTGGATACATGATGATACGACTCGAATTTTCCACCTGGCTCAGGCTCCTTGTATGGCTGGCACTAGGTGCCATCATCTATGCCGCCTACGGCAGACGTCACAGCAAACTGGCAAAGAAACACGCCCTGATGGAGAAACAAAACGAGTCCCTCATGGAATTGGATAAAAGCTATCTGTAG
- a CDS encoding transposase family protein, translating into MLKYIKISKRPNTLYRSTGLTREQFTALCTKLNPLWEKAEKRRLTQRERKGVLGQGRKYKLSTTEDKLLFILVFYRYYLTDELMGYLFGIHPSNACRLRIKMEPLVEKAADPSLSQSIRRRIPPGVKKVSTLEELLVVCPEFAEVVTDATERQRRRPKKRIQKKYYSGKKKRHTKGKILMVSKSYPGRTHDYNIFKQENTAKKLPTKNIHYGDSGTMALQMTILNTRLYCR; encoded by the coding sequence ATGCTGAAATATATAAAGATTTCGAAAAGGCCAAATACCTTATATCGGTCAACGGGATTAACGAGAGAACAATTTACTGCTCTTTGTACAAAACTAAACCCATTATGGGAAAAAGCAGAGAAAAGACGCTTGACCCAAAGGGAGCGAAAAGGCGTCCTTGGACAAGGAAGAAAATATAAACTCTCTACTACAGAGGATAAACTGTTATTCATTTTAGTGTTTTACCGTTATTACCTTACCGACGAACTTATGGGATACCTCTTTGGCATTCATCCAAGCAATGCTTGTAGGCTGAGGATTAAAATGGAACCCCTGGTAGAAAAAGCTGCCGATCCTTCTCTGAGTCAATCGATAAGACGCAGGATTCCTCCTGGTGTAAAAAAGGTTTCTACCTTGGAGGAACTGCTTGTGGTATGTCCTGAATTTGCAGAGGTTGTAACCGATGCTACTGAGCGGCAAAGGCGAAGACCGAAAAAAAGGATACAAAAGAAATACTATTCCGGAAAGAAGAAACGCCATACCAAAGGGAAAATTCTTATGGTAAGTAAAAGCTATCCTGGAAGAACCCACGACTATAACATCTTCAAACAGGAGAATACTGCGAAAAAGTTGCCCACGAAAAATATCCATTATGGAGATAGCGGTACGATGGCGCTCCAAATGACTATCCTGAACACACGATTATACTGCCGGTAA